The sequence TAAAATAGAATTTGGATTGATGATTTTGGTAGGGATGATATTTTTAGGAAGTACGATTTTAACTAAGATTTCGGTGGTTTGATAAAAAGGGGCTTTTTTTAAAGCCCCTTTTTAGTTATGTTATTTATAGAAGTTTTCACCCATTTTCCAGCAATCTCCGACTTTATCACCAAGTTTGTAGTATGACTTAGTAGGCATTTCAAAAAGTATAGGTTTTAGAAGATCGTAGTTAATGTTTCCATTTTCATTTAAGACTTCAGGTTTTATATGCGTATGTCTAACTTTAAAGATATATTGATTGTGCTCCTTAGTTTCAAAATTATCAGTTAGTTCACACTCCATAACAATAGGAGAAAGATTGATCATAGGAACATTTCGTATTCCCATAGTATATTCAAAAACATTTGATTTATCAACTTTTCTACCACTAACTATCCCAACAAAATCTGTAGCTTCTAGCATCTCTTCTGTAACTATATTCACAGAAACAGCATATTTATCCTTAATAATTTCATTGCTAAAATGAAGCTTATTGATACTTAGCATAATCGAATCTAATCCAATAAGTCCAACATGAGCAACATTAATCCAATTAATTTTCTCATCTTCATCAATCATTCCTACAACTACAGTGGGAGTAGGATATAAAGCAACAATTGGTCCAGCATTTTTCCACATAAAATCACCTCGTATAATGAAGATATAAAAATCTTCATCAATTTATTTGTTATAATTTACTAAAGTGCTGTGG comes from Cetobacterium sp. ZOR0034 and encodes:
- a CDS encoding flavin reductase family protein, translating into MWKNAGPIVALYPTPTVVVGMIDEDEKINWINVAHVGLIGLDSIMLSINKLHFSNEIIKDKYAVSVNIVTEEMLEATDFVGIVSGRKVDKSNVFEYTMGIRNVPMINLSPIVMECELTDNFETKEHNQYIFKVRHTHIKPEVLNENGNINYDLLKPILFEMPTKSYYKLGDKVGDCWKMGENFYK